A single Eremothecium sinecaudum strain ATCC 58844 chromosome VIII, complete sequence DNA region contains:
- the CBP4 gene encoding Cbp4p (Syntenic homolog of Ashbya gossypii AAL142C; Syntenic homolog of Saccharomyces cerevisiae YGR174C (CBP4)), whose protein sequence is MSGIWAKWFRVYAVGGIIIGSGVLLFKYTTPTDEELIERLSPELRQQYEREKNLRQAEQQTLMKIVQETAKSNDPIWKTGPIKSPFERDTSTLQNRDQFQKVKANEIQKEELERVRQELDMIRQKSQGKTKAVVDSKSWWKPW, encoded by the coding sequence ATGAGCGGAATTTGGGCCAAGTGGTTTCGGGTTTATGCTGTAGGTGGTATAATCATTGGAAGCGGTGTTTTACTATTTAAATACACTACTCCAACTGATGAGGAACTCATCGAGAGGCTGTCACCAGAATTGCGACAACAATATGAGAGAGAAAAGAACTTACGTCAAGCTGAGCAGCAAACATTAATGAAGATAGTTCAAGAAACCGCTAAGAGTAATGATCCTATATGGAAAACAGGGCCTATTAAGTCTCCTTTTGAAAGGGATACATCTACTCTTCAAAATCGTGATCAGTTTCAGAAAGTGAAAGCTAACGAAATCCAAAAGGAAGAGTTGGAAAGAGTAAGACAGGAGCTAGATATGATACGTCAAAAGAGCCAGGGAAAGACAAAGGCAGTGGTAGATTCAAAAAGTTGGTGGAAACCTTGGTGA